In Acipenser ruthenus chromosome 1, fAciRut3.2 maternal haplotype, whole genome shotgun sequence, the genomic stretch ATGTTCAGCAAAACTAGTTATAAAATTAGACAAATTTCAACAAGAAGTATTGGCAGGTTCTTCTGTATCCAATGCTGCATACATTACTGATGTTTCACATGGACCATGGTTTCAAGAGATTGAACACTCTGGATTACAGACCTAATCGAACAATTTACATATTCATCAGGTCCTGGTACTAcccccaatcctaaccctaaccttaacctaaATCTCACAAAAAGGAATTCCCTAAATTAACCTCAGAAACTGACTAAGCATACACAGTATTTACAGTCCTATGCTATGGTGGGTATGATTTGTGTCCAGCCCGTGTTTGGGTACTAATGTATAGAACAGGAGTTtgtacagtgtatagtgtatGTAGTCATGCAATGATACAAGggtatattttatttacaggGTTTACAATAAAACCAATTGTCCCTGCAAAGAAGAGCGATGTTCTGTCAGTTGCCAAAGCCATGCACAGAGAGAAATTTGGAGAGAGAGTGAAAGAACTGTTTGATCCAGAGAGGGATGCTGCACTGAAGGCAATACAAACAGGTCCAGTATGCTGACACACAAcggaaaaacattaaaataattggaAATGTCAGTGCTATTCTCTCAGTCCGGGTTACACCATACTTCACAATAAATATACAGCTTTGGTTCAGCACCCCTGGCATTTATATTCCAGAGTGCATAACTGATAATATTGTGAACCGGCTGTTATTGCAATATGGACATCCtgaaacaaacatttcagaacaGCTACTAACACGTGCTTATTTAGTGACCATGTTGTAATGTCTCAGGGTGCTGGACTGTATATGATACATCCTGTATATAACATAGCAGACTGGTTCAATATCTTGAGAATTCTAGGTTTTCAACTGGCAATGTATGTATTGTTCTCCAGGCCCCTTGTAAATGGGTACATCTCCtagttaatatataaataaacccatatataaataataataataactgatatGAACTCACAGTTAAACATTTgtactatttttctttttttttttttaataattgtatcTTAACAGGGTGCTTTATAGAAATACATTGCACATTTCTGTCTGTAAATTACTCACTTATAATATTAAACAACCTGGTTATTTTAATCCATTTCCCGATAGCAAACAACGTATGTCACTTGCACTGTTTTTTTCTCTGCTGCTTGACATCTCAGGAAGATGGATGATGGTTCTGTTAAATATTGGTCAAGGAGGCCTGTTTCATTTTCACTTAGTTCCTAGATTTATACTTGCACAATAACTTAACTTCACTATACTGTAGCTGTCTATCATTAATTAATCTGCACAATATGTATGCAATCTAACATAATATGAATTATCAAATATTAATTTATGTAACTTTACTTTTTTATTACTAATTGTCTCTGTTACTGAACATTAGTGCattaactgaatattttactgAAAAATGTGAACAAACATAATTAGAACATTTTGAATCAACTAAAAATAAGATTTAATTATttgagtatttttttattattattatttttcttttacaattcTGTACTTGACAGGTATTTACATTGGATGGAGATCTCCTGAGTACTCCTGGGATTGCTTCCGACTTGGAGATGCGTCCAAGTGTTTCTGTGGACACCTACTGAATGAACACAAGAGTTACTCAGGTGTGCTGAATTATTCATTTTGTTATCCCTTAACAAACCACGAGCGCAAGAGTCATCAGATTTGGGTTACCACACTGACGAATCACCATGTACAATACATACTGCCcataaccagggagagaggcagatagataagttcctgctttttgtaattgtaactactacatttggtgacattgtaaggtggtgtttgaattggctgagtttgtgtgtgattagtaccaggtgagtggctaaattgattagcagttgattttgctatttgattggtttccacacagtttagttggttcttttgccaagcaggggtaacaacatttattcaagcagcttattttagcgccagcacgaagcgccagccaacagaagagcctcaacaaaagagccgggagtctagctgtgggagtccagcgaggggaggcctgcgctgagacgctgttcgactagatccgaacctaccagcgctctggaagaagccatctactagtcaggtctgtatcctccaccccactgctcctactgtgccttttgtcttgcttgtcctgctatgactgtctctcacatccctgttctgtcctcccgtcctcgtcctctgccctccctccgctactgctcctccaacccctctaacctcatttctctgcctctccccccctcccgcacactctctggtgcactctggaactgtcactcttctgctaacaaagctgatttcatctctgcctttgcctcccacctctcgctcgatttccttgctctcactgaaacctggctgtcccctgataacactgttactcctgctgccctgtcctctctctacgtcctgtcccataccccgcgtctcaccggacggggaggtgggacgggtcttctcctctctccctccttactcttttctgtcccctctgatctcacctccctctctgtcactacctttgaatttcatgcagtccaactaacctctccctgtcaactcctgctcattgttttgtaccgcccccctgggcctctcactcactttctggatgaactcgactatctactctcctccctcccctctctgtctaccccgactgtcctgttgggtgacttcaacatccatctctccaaccccagccactctgctggattcctccctctccttcactccttcgacttctgtctctctccgtcccctcctacccacaaagctggccgtcaactggacctcaccttctccagggcctgctgcccctccaacctctctgtcacccccctggacctctctgatcactatttcatctctttttctctgtctctcccccctctccctgctcctcctacccccactgtcacctctcgccgtaacctccgctctctctccccctctgtccttgcctccactgctctctctcacctccctcctatcgactccttttcacaactctccgtagactctgctacctccaccctcttctcctcactcacctcctccctcgactccctctgtcccctcacctcccgacccgctcgcccctcccctccccatccctggctctcctctgtgctccgctcggcaagaatcacactgcgatctgctgaaaagaaatggaagagaaccaaactccctgctgccctagacctttaccgcactcttctctcctccttctcctctactctctcctctgctaaatgtgcttatttccaatctgtaatccaagcctccactaacaacccacgtaaactattctctaccttctcctccctcctaaaccctcccccccctcctcctccctcctctatctcccctgacgactttgcctccttcttctcttctaaaatctcagatatccgcaaactctttaacacctctccctcccccgcaccccctcctgctccaacccctacacccactacatcccctactaactcgccctccctctccaccttcttgcccctctcagactctgacctctcctccctgctccagggtcacaaacccaccacgtgtgccttggaccccctccccactcacctctttcaagctgctgctcctgctctactccccttcatctcctccctcctcaacacctctctactttctggcatcttcccctctgccttcaaaaaagcctctatcactcccctcctcaaaaaacctaccctcgaccccacctccctccagagctaccgtcctgtctccctcctacccttcctctccaaaaccctcgagcggactgtacaccgccagctctctgctttcctgtccaaccactctctgcttgaccctctccaatctggcttccgctctgctcactccactgaaaccgcccttctctctgtcaccaactcacttaagtgtgcccgagctgcctctctctcctctgtcctaattctcctcgacctctctgctgcctttgacactgttgatcactatattctactatcatctcttgctgacctggggatctctggcactgctctggcctggttctcctcctacctctccaaccgcacttaccaggtaacctggcgtggagcaacctccacacctcaccctctcttgactggagtcccccaagggtcagtcttgggtcctctcctgttctctctctacacccgctccctgggccccctcatcgcatcctatggtttctcataccatttctatgctgatgatgctcagattttcctctccttccccacctctgactccaccatctcctcccgtatctctacctgtctgtctgctatttcctcctggatgcactcgcatcacctcaaactcaacctctctaaatctgacctccttttctttccctcctcctccccctcctctgatctctctatctctgttcctctggaatctaccacactctctccctcttcctcagctaaaaaccttggagtcaccctggacccctgcctctcttattcccagcacatctccactctggcacgcacttgcagattcttcctgagcaacatccgaagaatccgacccttcctcaccaactatgctacccagctcctggtccaggccctggtactctcccgcctagactactgcaactccctcctggctggcctccctgcgtccgccacccgtccgctccagctcatccagaactctgctgctcgcctggtgttctctctacctcgcttcgcccacgctactccactactccgctcgctccactggctcccgatcaccgctcgcatccagttcaagactcttgtactagcctacagatgccttgatcagactgcacccagctacctccagaccctcatctctccctacacccccactcgacctctccgctccgcctgcactagaagactggctctacctccgctacgctcccctgcctcccgagcccgctccttctccacccttgctccgcagtggtggaacgaccttcctacagatgtcaggactgcccagtccctgaccacattccggcgcctccttaagactcacctcttcaaacagcacctgtagaactcctctgttgtatcctgggacactatcacccttcatttaaatatgctttattttgctcttatctgccccctattttactgcatttaatcctgtacctcagaatattgtaatctcccaagtgtttaatctgtagtattttgtacttaatcatatcctgatgtaactatcactacttaatcatatcctgatgtaactttcactattatctgctgtattattgaattgtggtttgtcacacttgagaattattgtatttcttgttcttattgtatgacttatattgtaacacttgaatgtatttgtatttgcttgcgattgtaagtcgccctggataagggcgtctgctaagaaataaataataataataataataataaagaccttTCTATAAAGATTACTTTTAGATGGTACTTCAGATGGTCGAAATGAGCAGATCTTACTATAATTTAAATCGATAAAAATTTGTAGAGTTATCATGAATGTGTATGTCTGGCTTTAATCTAGGTATCAGTGTGCGGGTGCCCTGTGCTGCCCAGTCGTGTAAATGCAAAGCCTTTGCCTT encodes the following:
- the LOC117962655 gene encoding protein FAM221B-like isoform X2; protein product: MIPLPLCIDCQLFPTMDLLLGNRQSKHTATEQVVFHSIEMQKRTNEMTSQQKSERVVRDAVTGAASHTQFPVSGEKVSVPGATAGKRKEKRNNLDGTQTGSALCPKEGRQVVTKGFTIKPIVPAKKSDVLSVAKAMHREKFGERVKELFDPERDAALKAIQTGIYIGWRSPEYSWDCFRLGDASKCFCGHLLNEHKSYSGVTTFIQAAYFSASTKRQPTEEPQQKSRESSCGSPARGGLR
- the LOC117962655 gene encoding protein FAM221B-like isoform X1, translated to MIPLPLCIDCQLFPTMDLLLGNRQSKHTATEQVVFHSIEMQKRTNEMTSQQKSERVVRDAVTGAASHTQFPVSGEKVSVPGATAGKRKEKRNNLDGTQTGSALCPKEGRQVVTKGFTIKPIVPAKKSDVLSVAKAMHREKFGERVKELFDPERDAALKAIQTGIYIGWRSPEYSWDCFRLGDASKCFCGHLLNEHKSYSGVLNYSFCYPLTNHERKSHQIWVTTLTNHHVQYILPITRERGR
- the LOC117962655 gene encoding protein FAM221B-like isoform X3, encoding MIPLPLCIDCQLFPTMDLLLGNRQSKHTATEQVVFHSIEMQKRTNEMTSQQKSERVVRDAVTGAASHTQFPVSGEKVSVPGATAGKRKEKRNNLDGTQTGSALCPKEGRQVVTKGFTIKPIVPAKKSDVLSVAKAMHREKFGERVKELFDPERDAALKAIQTGIYIGWRSPEYSWDCFRLGDASKCFCGHLLNEHKSYSAPARSASQQKSLNKRAGSLAVGVQRGEACAETLFD